The genomic DNA CCACTACTTCCGCTTATTCTCGACTGAACATCGGCCATGAAGTTAGCTCCACACATCACCCCTTCACTATCGATTCTAGGCATTGCCTTCATTTGGCTCTTTGGATGCTCAAAACTCATCAATCCTTGCTCACTATAGAACATACATCctacatttttaaaaaaaaatcaagcttTAAATCTCAATTACTTTAATAGTTGCAATTGatctattaataatattatagaaGTGAAGAGATTAAATTATGCTGTagagtgattaaacatcaaattttaacatagtataaggactaaatttacaatttgacttaaaagagtaataaaatttgagatttaatctttatattttaaaattaaaattcaatcattttatttttcataaaaatccTAATTTAATCATTATTGTAGTCGGTAGTTTCTGTCAAAATTTATGAACTTAACATATTTATTTCCGATCAAACAAATACCAGCctaatcaaaatttcaagttaaCAAATTTAGATAGAAAATACATACAATTTTAAGGACTGGGTTGAgatttttaaatagaaaaaagtAGGAGGACTTGATtcctttttaactttttaaatataagaaccaaatgttaaattttatctaAGTACAGGGACTACAAAGCATACTTTAACAAAAGAACACATACCAGCAGGAAATGGTGCAAACGATTTGGCACAGCTTTCTTTTATAACCTTTAAATCATCTGAAACAACCACAGATCCATCAGCTGCAACTCCCCAAAAGAGTTCAACCCCTCCATCTGCACTCTACATCAcattaaataaacataaaattaaacCCGAGATACAAAAAGCGAATACGAATGAACCAATTGACTCAACTTCGAATTTTAATTTCGAGTTAAATCTTTACCACTGCAGCAAACACTGTTCGAGCTTTGGCATCGTAGATGACGAACCCATAGCTACCTTCAATGTGGTTGAGAACTTGATGTGGTGGGTATGGACCACGGTCCCTAAGGGTCCTATATGCCTCAATGATGAACATTGCTTCATTGGTGCCTCTTGATAGACCATATTGCCTTAAGAGGCTACATAGATTGTTCAAATTACCCATGAATATGCAATGCATTTCATCCACTCCACAAAACAACCTGCA from Gossypium arboreum isolate Shixiya-1 chromosome 9, ASM2569848v2, whole genome shotgun sequence includes the following:
- the LOC108454825 gene encoding stem-specific protein TSJT1-like, which translates into the protein MLAIFSKGLVNPPQELHSPASLTSSMKPKLPFEILNGFVCSNPTNAFSMRFGSSASLAYVPPHNPSSTYKRLFCGVDEMHCIFMGNLNNLCSLLRQYGLSRGTNEAMFIIEAYRTLRDRGPYPPHQVLNHIEGSYGFVIYDAKARTVFAAVSADGGVELFWGVAADGSVVVSDDLKVIKESCAKSFAPFPAGCMFYSEQGLMSFEHPKSQMKAMPRIDSEGVMCGANFMADVQSRISGSSGGGSGRGMPRVGSEANWALRGSKA